One part of the Mailhella massiliensis genome encodes these proteins:
- a CDS encoding L,D-transpeptidase family protein produces MPRFLYALLICLLFPAPASAEWTTGLSSHTPEYFLAADKSRKLLFQVERRKADPVVTRTFDCIHGRREGDKQKEGDLRTPEGVYFVTHKIEQKLDFMEYGPHAFNLNYPNPADRLRGKTGGGIWLHSKGQPIEGLTTRGCMAIDMYEIEDLVPLLIPGTPVIIAEHLQGAPFETPPEGTAAQGLLPSLPGGTTVFHSAESPADVCPPPGKTSEQNVCPPLSATPAPDTRALLSAEETVRCKTLLWMERRLGKTDDILKLYDRKKFPRGNREKISSLRKRLRSEFQLQHDVFLDREGIRILEGPGYWVSCFIKSYERKGVLHHGLQALYWMPDDKGDCLIIGEVWISN; encoded by the coding sequence TTGCCCAGGTTCCTCTACGCGCTTCTCATCTGCCTGCTTTTTCCCGCCCCGGCCTCTGCCGAATGGACGACGGGCCTCTCCTCCCATACGCCGGAGTATTTCCTTGCCGCCGACAAAAGCCGCAAGCTGCTCTTTCAGGTGGAAAGAAGAAAGGCCGACCCCGTCGTGACGCGGACATTCGACTGCATTCACGGCCGCAGAGAGGGCGACAAGCAGAAGGAAGGGGACCTGCGTACGCCGGAAGGGGTATATTTCGTCACACACAAGATAGAGCAGAAGCTCGACTTCATGGAATACGGGCCTCACGCCTTCAACCTCAACTATCCCAATCCCGCCGACCGGCTGCGAGGCAAAACCGGCGGCGGCATATGGCTGCACAGCAAGGGCCAGCCCATCGAAGGACTCACCACCCGGGGCTGCATGGCCATAGACATGTACGAAATCGAGGATCTCGTGCCCCTGCTCATTCCGGGCACGCCCGTCATCATTGCGGAACATCTGCAGGGAGCCCCCTTTGAAACTCCGCCGGAAGGCACGGCCGCGCAAGGCCTCCTTCCCTCCCTGCCGGGCGGAACAACCGTGTTCCACAGCGCGGAATCGCCCGCCGATGTCTGCCCTCCTCCCGGGAAGACTTCGGAACAGAATGTCTGCCCTCCCCTCTCCGCAACGCCTGCGCCGGATACCCGGGCGCTGCTTTCCGCCGAGGAAACGGTGCGCTGCAAGACCCTGCTATGGATGGAAAGACGCCTCGGAAAAACCGACGACATCCTCAAACTGTACGACAGAAAAAAATTCCCCCGGGGCAACAGGGAAAAAATTTCCTCCCTGCGCAAACGCCTGCGTTCGGAGTTCCAGCTCCAGCATGACGTCTTTCTCGACAGGGAAGGCATCCGTATTCTGGAAGGTCCGGGATACTGGGTTTCCTGTTTCATCAAAAGCTATGAGCGCAAGGGCGTGCTCCATCACGGCCTTCAGGCCCTGTACTGGATGCCGGACGATAAGGGCGACTGCCTCATCATCGGCGAAGTATGGATTTCCAACTGA